A single genomic interval of Spirosoma taeanense harbors:
- a CDS encoding YybH family protein, which translates to MKSTLHLFTICSALTLIRSGRFSVLARKPGAREFGILLILATFTALLLLAAGCNVPATSTPTTAEDLSQMNRDFAAAINAKDAVAAANCYANEATLYPPNEPAVTGRANILNYWQGAIDAGATNVSVKTIATGSEGNLGWETGQFQMDVKTPDGKVVVDKGRYTELLKRNNDGKWVSIMGMWNADAPPTP; encoded by the coding sequence ATGAAATCTACGCTACATCTGTTTACTATCTGTTCAGCCCTTACGCTGATTCGTTCGGGCCGGTTTTCGGTGCTGGCCCGGAAGCCAGGAGCACGGGAGTTTGGCATTCTATTGATCCTGGCCACTTTTACGGCCCTGCTTCTGTTGGCTGCTGGCTGCAACGTACCGGCAACGTCAACGCCCACTACGGCCGAAGATCTGTCGCAGATGAACCGGGATTTTGCCGCTGCGATCAATGCCAAAGATGCCGTGGCGGCTGCGAACTGCTATGCGAATGAGGCTACGTTGTATCCGCCCAATGAACCTGCCGTTACGGGTCGGGCAAACATCCTTAACTACTGGCAAGGTGCCATTGACGCGGGGGCTACTAATGTATCCGTCAAAACGATTGCGACGGGTAGTGAAGGGAACTTGGGGTGGGAAACGGGTCAGTTCCAGATGGACGTAAAAACGCCCGATGGGAAAGTGGTTGTCGATAAGGGCCGGTATACCGAATTGCTCAAACGTAATAATGACGGCAAATGGGTATCGATCATGGGTATGTGGAATGCCGATGCACCACCTACCCCTTGA
- a CDS encoding DUF1624 domain-containing protein: MTFPLPYTSATANSLSPAPSLLKSRIDSIDVLRGLIMVIMALDHTRDFFHAQANTDDPLNLDTTTPVLYATRWITHFCAPTFALLSGTSIYLQGLRKSRSELSLFLLKRGLWLIVAEVLLIVPVDTFTLFNTITLVVFWSLGISMVFMAGLTWLPFRAILGIGLAIVLGHNLLDAVEQAPGFTSGFWWALFHGGSHRVFDYEPGRAIVVLYPFLPWLGLMILGYCLGRLFEPAVEARKRQQRLFYLGAGAIGLFVGLRLQNEYGDPFPWSVQKDGLTTLFSFLKVHKYPPSLLYMCITVGPGLLVLALLENVHNRVTSVLRTYGRTAFFYYTIHFLVLHTLRMIVFFAAGHTMTEADKALQTIPMRFVLPGDGGYNLGVVYLIWIAVVASLYPLCRWFDTYKTTHKEQWWLSYL, translated from the coding sequence ATGACCTTTCCGCTCCCCTATACATCTGCAACCGCAAACTCCCTCAGTCCAGCGCCTTCATTACTCAAAAGCCGCATCGATTCCATCGACGTCCTGCGGGGCCTGATTATGGTCATTATGGCGCTGGATCATACGCGCGATTTCTTCCACGCCCAAGCCAATACCGACGACCCGCTCAATCTCGATACCACCACGCCGGTCCTGTACGCCACCCGCTGGATTACCCATTTCTGCGCCCCTACGTTTGCCTTGCTATCCGGTACGTCCATCTACCTGCAGGGTTTACGAAAATCGCGCAGCGAGTTGAGTCTGTTCCTGCTGAAACGGGGTCTTTGGCTCATTGTAGCCGAGGTACTCCTGATTGTGCCAGTGGATACGTTTACCCTGTTTAATACCATTACGCTGGTCGTTTTCTGGTCGCTGGGCATCAGCATGGTGTTCATGGCCGGACTGACGTGGCTGCCGTTCCGGGCCATATTGGGCATTGGGTTAGCGATCGTTTTAGGCCATAATCTGCTGGATGCGGTGGAACAGGCACCGGGGTTTACGTCGGGTTTTTGGTGGGCGCTGTTCCATGGTGGCAGTCACCGTGTGTTTGACTACGAGCCTGGTCGGGCCATTGTGGTACTGTACCCATTTCTACCCTGGCTGGGGCTAATGATACTGGGTTACTGCCTGGGCCGTTTGTTTGAGCCAGCGGTTGAAGCCAGGAAGCGTCAACAACGGCTGTTTTATCTCGGTGCCGGAGCCATTGGGTTATTTGTGGGGCTGCGTTTGCAGAATGAATACGGCGACCCCTTCCCATGGAGCGTCCAGAAAGATGGCCTCACAACGTTGTTCTCGTTCCTGAAGGTGCATAAATACCCACCATCGCTGCTGTATATGTGCATTACGGTAGGGCCAGGGCTACTGGTACTGGCGTTGCTGGAGAATGTACACAATCGCGTTACGAGCGTGCTGCGTACCTACGGACGAACGGCCTTTTTTTATTACACGATCCATTTTCTTGTGCTCCATACCCTGCGCATGATTGTCTTTTTTGCCGCTGGCCACACCATGACGGAGGCCGATAAAGCGCTGCAAACCATACCGATGCGGTTTGTACTGCCCGGCGATGGAGGCTACAATCTTGGGGTGGTTTACCTGATCTGGATAGCCGTTGTCGCGTCGTTGTATCCCCTGTGTCGCTGGTTTGACACGTACAAGACAACGCATAAAGAGCAGTGGTGGCTAAGCTATCTATGA
- a CDS encoding YybH family protein, which translates to MKTNPFTLILAVVAITSVWVTGCNAPAQKADATTEQVAAKLDMAAIKTEIQAIETEWASATTAKDIDKVMALYTDDAIEMADDEPMSVGKAAIRQVLLKSMKARKAGTTVSYETMDVYGDGNVVTEVGKTTVKDVAGNLVSTGKYMGIFEKRDGKFICIRDINNEDQKGK; encoded by the coding sequence ATGAAAACCAATCCATTTACCCTGATCTTGGCCGTTGTCGCTATTACGTCTGTCTGGGTTACCGGTTGTAACGCCCCCGCCCAAAAAGCAGACGCTACCACTGAGCAGGTAGCTGCTAAACTCGACATGGCCGCCATTAAAACGGAAATACAAGCCATCGAAACCGAATGGGCCAGCGCCACAACCGCTAAGGACATCGACAAAGTAATGGCACTCTACACAGACGATGCCATAGAAATGGCCGACGACGAACCCATGTCCGTAGGAAAGGCTGCTATCCGGCAGGTGTTGCTCAAAAGTATGAAAGCGCGCAAGGCCGGTACTACGGTTTCCTACGAGACGATGGACGTGTACGGCGATGGCAACGTAGTGACCGAAGTCGGGAAGACAACGGTTAAAGACGTGGCTGGCAACCTGGTGAGCACCGGCAAATACATGGGCATATTTGAAAAACGCGACGGAAAATTCATCTGCATCCGCGACATAAACAACGAGGATCAGAAGGGCAAGTGA
- a CDS encoding GNAT family N-acetyltransferase translates to MNTSEKVKTRTVVIPDDLEAVNKLWFDYLVWGNDKMQELYGIHPHNPEETVEQDIQQIGKFQPPYGQLLLAIYEGEVCGLGSLKRINSDIGEIKRMFVDPASRRIGAGRAILAGLLLEARKVGYKKIRLDSPKFMEAAHALYRRFGFRDIDAYPEMEIPAEFKDYLLFMELNLTDDTT, encoded by the coding sequence ATGAACACAAGTGAAAAAGTAAAAACAAGAACTGTTGTCATTCCTGACGACTTGGAAGCCGTTAATAAATTATGGTTTGACTATTTAGTTTGGGGTAACGACAAAATGCAGGAACTCTACGGCATCCATCCTCATAATCCCGAAGAAACTGTCGAACAGGATATCCAACAGATTGGCAAGTTTCAACCCCCTTACGGACAGTTACTATTGGCTATTTATGAAGGTGAAGTATGTGGGCTTGGAAGTCTGAAACGTATCAACTCCGACATCGGTGAGATAAAACGAATGTTTGTTGATCCAGCCAGTAGACGTATTGGAGCTGGACGAGCTATCCTCGCAGGACTTTTACTTGAAGCGAGAAAAGTCGGTTATAAAAAAATTCGGCTTGACAGTCCAAAGTTTATGGAAGCAGCTCACGCCTTATATAGACGTTTTGGATTTCGTGACATTGACGCGTATCCAGAAATGGAAATCCCCGCCGAGTTTAAAGACTATCTGTTATTTATGGAATTGAATTTAACGGACGACACTACATAA
- a CDS encoding NAD-dependent epimerase/dehydratase family protein produces the protein MQTVGILGGAGFIGSYVTQKFLNEGYTVKVSTTDLAKPEKYQHLHQLSHAENLTISEVDVTNEADLGEFLRDCNIVVHSGTPFQLAAENPQEEVFEPTVRGTENFLKVVSQTPSIQKVVFVASVGALNTAYPMPNPNQPADHVYSEADEPYLDTTAIPYAQAKYYADQAVRQFVATHPDTGFDIVSVSPTGVMGKPLSARDDSTSVGLQYLFKNKIAPNPFVQMLFDRDVEFAIVSVSDVAEGIFRAATRPGLHGKNYLLTGESWPVSALTAMLNHETPAKAARLVYSNALATQDLGMAFQPAHVPLHEYAGV, from the coding sequence ATGCAAACAGTAGGCATCCTTGGCGGAGCCGGCTTCATTGGCAGCTACGTCACCCAAAAATTTCTGAACGAGGGCTATACCGTGAAGGTATCCACGACTGACCTTGCCAAACCCGAAAAATACCAGCATCTGCATCAGCTTTCTCACGCTGAAAACCTGACCATCAGTGAAGTGGACGTAACCAACGAAGCAGACCTTGGCGAGTTTTTACGGGATTGCAACATTGTGGTTCATAGCGGCACTCCATTTCAATTAGCCGCCGAGAATCCGCAGGAAGAGGTGTTCGAGCCGACCGTCCGCGGAACCGAAAACTTCCTGAAGGTGGTCAGCCAAACGCCTTCGATACAGAAGGTGGTGTTCGTAGCCTCGGTAGGTGCGCTCAACACGGCCTACCCAATGCCTAACCCCAACCAGCCCGCCGACCATGTCTATTCTGAAGCCGACGAGCCGTATCTGGACACCACCGCCATTCCGTACGCCCAGGCCAAATACTACGCCGATCAAGCCGTGCGGCAGTTTGTGGCAACGCACCCCGACACGGGCTTTGACATCGTGAGCGTGTCGCCTACGGGCGTGATGGGCAAACCGCTGTCGGCCCGCGACGACTCTACGTCGGTGGGCCTGCAATATCTGTTCAAAAACAAAATTGCCCCAAATCCTTTCGTGCAGATGCTGTTCGACCGGGATGTGGAGTTCGCCATTGTGTCGGTTTCCGACGTAGCGGAGGGCATTTTTCGGGCCGCCACCCGCCCCGGACTGCACGGTAAAAACTACCTGCTCACGGGCGAAAGCTGGCCTGTTTCGGCCCTGACCGCCATGCTGAACCACGAAACGCCCGCCAAAGCCGCCCGCTTGGTGTATAGCAACGCACTGGCTACGCAGGACTTAGGCATGGCGTTTCAGCCCGCCCACGTACCCCTGCATGAATACGCCGGAGTCTGA
- a CDS encoding tetratricopeptide repeat protein, with translation MKTLIALFALLFGYITTIVAQDFYLPVSSKSKPAIAALHRASELYANVHFKDAKSELDKALAEDPNFFMAHVYAVQYGSKADRPALIEKTLALDTKKLTKAEQIMRDFIVNWQKDPNYKPVEDMKALVAAYPKTPQALEWASLHSFYTNKDADAGLDYAQKLAKLSPKYAPNYNTLGYMYVQKKDMENAKAALEKYVELAPNEPNAYDSLAEFYMTNKDYAKSAEYYDKAAAMGLPDAKERADKARAMMK, from the coding sequence ATGAAAACGCTAATCGCCTTATTCGCGCTCCTTTTTGGGTATATTACTACCATCGTGGCACAGGATTTTTATCTGCCTGTATCGTCCAAATCTAAACCGGCCATCGCTGCGTTGCATCGCGCTTCGGAACTATACGCCAATGTCCATTTTAAGGATGCCAAATCGGAACTCGACAAAGCATTGGCCGAAGACCCGAATTTCTTCATGGCTCACGTCTATGCCGTACAGTACGGGTCTAAAGCAGACCGGCCCGCATTGATTGAAAAAACGCTGGCCCTTGATACCAAAAAACTCACGAAAGCCGAGCAGATTATGCGGGACTTTATTGTCAACTGGCAGAAGGACCCCAACTACAAACCTGTCGAAGACATGAAAGCGTTAGTGGCGGCCTACCCGAAAACACCACAGGCACTGGAGTGGGCGTCCCTGCATTCGTTTTACACAAACAAAGACGCGGACGCGGGCTTAGACTACGCCCAGAAACTGGCCAAACTGAGTCCGAAGTACGCGCCCAACTACAACACGCTGGGCTATATGTATGTCCAGAAAAAAGACATGGAAAACGCCAAAGCCGCTTTGGAAAAGTACGTCGAACTAGCCCCCAATGAACCGAACGCCTACGACAGCCTGGCTGAGTTCTACATGACCAATAAGGACTACGCCAAATCGGCCGAATACTACGATAAAGCCGCTGCCATGGGCCTTCCTGATGCCAAAGAACGCGCCGACAAGGCGCGGGCCATGATGAAATAA
- a CDS encoding alpha/beta hydrolase, with translation MYKNNLRLIIITLLVLVASAAVHELMGQANSTPVINQKAEHALQSRINKTTYNLSISLPQHYSPNDTVHYPVLYILDGGLAFPIAHAARTSMDMFGDLDKMIIVGIDYEWKQSLTPWMTNRWKDYTPTKDAAFDASPTYTKAFGLTEGSLSSGGAPIFLNVIKTEIIPFIDKSYKTTTERGISGHSFGGLFVNYCLFMAPDLFGRYGINSPSLWWNSKEMFKIEKTFSAKNQSLPVQIFMSVGSMEGKSMTPVMTAFADTLKSRNYKGLTLTTHIFEDETHMSVVPAMISRTLKVLYGPKK, from the coding sequence ATGTATAAAAATAATTTACGCCTAATCATAATTACCTTATTAGTTTTAGTAGCATCGGCAGCCGTTCATGAATTAATGGGGCAGGCAAATTCCACGCCCGTTATTAATCAAAAAGCAGAACATGCGCTACAGTCAAGGATTAACAAGACTACGTATAATTTATCTATTTCATTGCCTCAACATTATTCTCCCAACGACACAGTTCATTATCCTGTATTATATATTCTGGACGGAGGATTAGCTTTTCCTATCGCCCATGCTGCCCGAACGTCAATGGACATGTTTGGCGATTTGGATAAAATGATAATTGTAGGAATTGACTACGAATGGAAACAATCATTAACGCCTTGGATGACAAACAGGTGGAAAGATTACACGCCAACAAAAGATGCCGCATTTGATGCAAGTCCTACGTACACCAAAGCATTTGGTTTAACTGAAGGTTCTTTATCATCCGGGGGAGCTCCTATTTTTTTAAATGTAATCAAAACAGAAATTATTCCATTTATTGATAAGAGCTACAAAACCACAACAGAACGCGGCATTTCGGGCCATTCATTTGGTGGATTATTTGTTAATTATTGTCTTTTTATGGCCCCGGATCTATTCGGCAGGTATGGCATAAATAGCCCCTCTTTATGGTGGAACAGTAAAGAAATGTTTAAAATTGAAAAGACATTTTCAGCAAAAAATCAATCGTTACCCGTCCAAATTTTTATGTCTGTTGGTAGCATGGAAGGTAAATCAATGACGCCTGTAATGACTGCGTTTGCAGATACGCTAAAGAGCAGAAATTACAAAGGGTTAACCCTAACTACGCACATATTTGAGGACGAAACGCACATGTCGGTAGTGCCAGCAATGATTAGTCGAACACTCAAGGTGTTGTATGGCCCAAAAAAATGA
- a CDS encoding nuclear transport factor 2 family protein codes for MKTNQVLQMLAVITALFLFAAGCSSPAKDNDTKTTAVSAMAPEQKQAIEQEISSLVKEFFQQVEKLDIETCMSYFENTPDFQAVNPDGTFGDYDALKKLNADGFSQMKTLSVVPTKEAIRVLTDSLVLYTFSVEQDATLKTGQKIKYEHVAGTMLFTKINGAWKATFYQESASAPVAVK; via the coding sequence TTGAAAACCAATCAAGTACTCCAGATGCTGGCCGTTATTACGGCCCTGTTCCTGTTTGCCGCCGGTTGTAGTTCGCCCGCAAAGGATAATGATACAAAAACAACCGCCGTGTCGGCAATGGCACCTGAGCAAAAGCAGGCGATTGAACAGGAGATTTCTTCTCTTGTGAAAGAATTCTTCCAGCAGGTCGAAAAACTGGACATCGAAACGTGTATGTCCTACTTTGAAAATACACCTGATTTTCAGGCCGTCAATCCCGATGGCACCTTCGGCGATTACGACGCGCTAAAAAAATTGAACGCAGACGGGTTTAGCCAGATGAAGACGTTGAGTGTCGTGCCAACCAAGGAAGCGATTCGGGTTTTGACTGACTCGCTGGTGCTTTATACCTTCTCGGTGGAACAGGATGCAACGCTCAAAACCGGCCAGAAAATAAAGTATGAACACGTAGCGGGAACAATGCTCTTCACCAAAATCAATGGCGCGTGGAAAGCGACGTTTTACCAGGAGTCGGCATCGGCACCGGTAGCAGTCAAGTAG
- a CDS encoding RidA family protein, translating into MKINQVIHAFAVLLLFTVGCNTSPQKADEKPAAQSDGPEYFMLRPEVEKAYGYSHAVRIGNELKISGAVSMDEKGNLTAKGDLGQQMKNCYADLDKILKHYGYTWDDVVVENILTTNMPEFVNQSAYRNTIYKKQFPTGSWFGVKELALPGQLIEIELEAYKVR; encoded by the coding sequence ATGAAAATCAACCAAGTTATTCATGCTTTTGCCGTCCTGCTTCTGTTTACCGTCGGTTGCAACACCTCCCCCCAAAAAGCAGATGAGAAACCAGCGGCTCAATCCGATGGACCGGAGTATTTTATGTTACGGCCTGAAGTCGAGAAAGCGTATGGCTATTCCCATGCCGTTCGGATTGGCAATGAACTGAAAATATCGGGTGCGGTCAGTATGGACGAGAAAGGAAACCTGACGGCCAAAGGTGACCTGGGCCAACAAATGAAAAATTGCTACGCCGATCTGGACAAAATCCTGAAGCACTATGGCTACACCTGGGACGACGTTGTGGTGGAGAATATTCTGACCACGAACATGCCCGAATTTGTGAATCAGTCGGCTTACCGAAATACGATCTATAAAAAGCAATTTCCGACCGGGTCGTGGTTTGGCGTAAAGGAGTTAGCCTTGCCCGGCCAGTTGATTGAGATTGAGTTAGAAGCCTATAAAGTGCGCTAA
- a CDS encoding YybH family protein, which translates to MKINQVPLMLGALAATLLFTASCNSPAKDSTVTVDNATLKKEIEAANIEFAGFIAKGDSVGMANFYTEDAKLMFANAPAIVGRKNIQAAIHNVLGSGIAKAEFTTIDVWGTGDFMSEEGQSSLFDKAGTQVVKDKYIVLWKKEAGKWRPFRDISNSDLPLPAAK; encoded by the coding sequence ATGAAAATCAACCAAGTACCCCTAATGCTGGGTGCACTTGCAGCTACGCTTTTATTCACTGCCAGCTGCAACTCGCCCGCCAAAGACAGTACCGTAACGGTCGATAATGCCACGCTTAAAAAAGAAATCGAAGCCGCTAATATTGAGTTCGCTGGTTTCATCGCCAAAGGCGACTCGGTGGGCATGGCCAATTTCTATACGGAAGACGCGAAACTGATGTTCGCGAACGCCCCAGCCATTGTGGGCCGCAAAAATATTCAGGCGGCCATACACAACGTCCTCGGTTCTGGAATCGCCAAAGCTGAGTTTACCACTATCGACGTATGGGGAACCGGCGATTTCATGTCGGAGGAAGGCCAGTCAAGCCTGTTCGATAAAGCCGGTACGCAGGTGGTCAAGGACAAGTACATCGTCCTCTGGAAAAAGGAAGCCGGTAAATGGAGGCCCTTCCGCGACATATCCAACTCCGATCTCCCCCTGCCTGCGGCTAAGTAA
- a CDS encoding dioxygenase family protein, with protein MEHPPNIPRRSWLRLSVGLAAGTVGTAFTRTDANKDRCAVTPRQELGPFPTMRFRSQADHDVDLTQITGQAGIATGEVIIVKGKILDTSCQPIAGAIVEIWQANHHGKYRHEYDDSGQSDANFQGWAQAVTNANGEYQFKTILPGLYGRRARHIHYKVAKRGYHELVTQLYFDGEERNRTDEILNSFTHEEQMRLTGKLDKTTPTPTIEFTINLDKVVVGALPAKVLADYTGEYVLQVKGTDYEQLLNTFLGGPYDKVTMQVEQQDGLLYLTTTKAPKAELFWKAKDQFDAASFYDTVLTFGRNAAGKVVSATFRARDGQELHGRRV; from the coding sequence ATGGAACATCCACCAAACATCCCCCGTCGAAGCTGGCTTCGCTTAAGCGTTGGCCTGGCTGCCGGCACGGTCGGCACGGCGTTTACGCGGACCGATGCCAACAAAGACCGTTGCGCCGTTACGCCCCGTCAGGAACTTGGGCCATTCCCAACCATGCGGTTCCGGTCGCAGGCCGACCATGACGTTGACCTCACGCAGATAACCGGACAGGCAGGCATCGCTACGGGTGAGGTCATCATCGTGAAAGGTAAAATACTCGACACCAGTTGTCAGCCCATTGCAGGGGCTATTGTTGAGATTTGGCAGGCTAATCACCACGGCAAATACCGCCACGAGTATGACGACTCCGGCCAGTCGGACGCCAACTTTCAGGGCTGGGCGCAGGCGGTTACCAATGCAAACGGAGAATACCAGTTCAAAACGATACTGCCGGGATTGTATGGTCGGCGGGCGCGGCATATCCACTATAAAGTGGCCAAACGCGGCTACCACGAACTGGTTACGCAACTTTACTTCGATGGCGAGGAACGTAACAGGACCGACGAGATTCTGAACTCATTTACCCATGAAGAACAGATGCGGCTGACGGGTAAACTAGACAAAACTACCCCAACGCCAACCATCGAGTTTACGATCAACCTCGACAAGGTGGTGGTGGGCGCGCTGCCCGCGAAGGTCCTGGCTGACTATACGGGCGAGTATGTATTGCAGGTGAAGGGCACCGACTACGAGCAGCTTCTAAATACGTTTCTGGGCGGACCCTACGACAAGGTTACCATGCAGGTGGAGCAACAGGATGGTCTGCTTTATCTGACTACCACCAAGGCTCCCAAAGCCGAACTGTTCTGGAAAGCCAAAGATCAGTTCGATGCGGCTTCATTTTACGACACGGTGCTGACGTTTGGCCGCAATGCCGCCGGTAAGGTAGTGTCGGCCACGTTTCGGGCGCGGGATGGACAAGAGTTGCATGGCAGACGAGTGTAG
- a CDS encoding ester cyclase gives MKSSTYPVLIVAFLLFLNSCTSNSPRNDVEANRELIRRYHQVWSDGNVASLDSILAPDFVNHFLGAVDYKGVEAGKKFIDSHRTSFPDWKEEIVDMIAENDKVVTRYKSTGTHRGTFNGLDSTGRKVMISETSVYRIANGKVAEQWGFPDVMSLDNQLRAKK, from the coding sequence ATGAAATCATCAACCTACCCGGTCCTGATTGTTGCCTTTCTACTTTTTTTAAATAGCTGTACGTCGAACAGTCCTAGAAATGACGTAGAGGCCAATCGGGAGCTTATCCGCCGATACCATCAGGTATGGTCCGACGGCAACGTAGCCTCGTTAGATTCGATTCTGGCTCCTGATTTTGTGAATCACTTCCTCGGTGCCGTGGACTACAAGGGGGTCGAGGCTGGGAAAAAATTTATCGACAGCCACAGAACATCCTTTCCCGACTGGAAGGAAGAAATCGTGGACATGATTGCCGAAAACGATAAGGTTGTAACCAGGTATAAGTCAACGGGAACGCACCGGGGTACCTTCAATGGTCTTGATTCGACAGGCCGTAAGGTTATGATTTCGGAAACGTCTGTTTACCGAATCGCCAACGGGAAAGTAGCGGAGCAGTGGGGCTTCCCTGACGTAATGAGTTTGGATAACCAATTACGGGCTAAAAAGTAA